One genomic window of Arachis stenosperma cultivar V10309 chromosome 10, arast.V10309.gnm1.PFL2, whole genome shotgun sequence includes the following:
- the LOC130957966 gene encoding pathogenesis-related protein 1C-like — translation MASFSVVLCVLGLVIVGHVAYAQDSQQDYLDAHDAARSEVGVPNLSWDDTVAAYAQNYADQRKGDCQLVHSGGQYGENLAWSSGDLSGTAAVQLWVDEKQYYDYDSNSCASGKVCGHYTQVVWRNSLRLGCAKVTCDNNAGTFIICSYDPAGNIVGEKPY, via the coding sequence ATGGCTTCATTCTCTGTTGTGTTGTGTGTGTTAGGGTTAGTGATTGTGGGTCATGTGGCTTATGCCCAAGACTCACAACAAGACTACCTTGATGCTCACGACGCAGCAAGATCTGAGGTTGGTGTTCCAAACTTGTCTTGGGATGACACCGTTGCAGCCTATGCACAAAACTACGCTGATCAGCGTAAAGGCGATTGCCAATTGGTTCATTCCGGTGGCCAATATGGGGAGAACCTTGCATGGAGCAGCGGTGACCTTTCCGGCACGGCTGCCGTGCAATTGTGGGTGGACGAAAAGCAATACTATGACTACGATTCCAACAGCTGTGCGAGTGGCAAAGTCTGCGGCCACTACACACAGGTGGTTTGGCGCAACTCGCTAAGACTTGGTTGCGCCAAAGTAACTTGCGATAATAATGCGGGCACTTTTATTATTTGCAGTTATGATCCTGCTGGTAACATCGTTGGCGAAAAGCCTTACTAA
- the LOC130956319 gene encoding basic form of pathogenesis-related protein 1-like, with translation MNVNVILLAHIFFFFMWTMCFAQNTPEDFLSVHNEAREEVGVGPLSWNHTLEAYAQRYANERIPDCNLEHSMGPYGENIAEGYGDMKGSDAVKFWLTEKPNYDYHSNSCVNDECLHYTQIVWRDSVHVGCARAKCNNHWEFVICSYDPPGNIEGQRPY, from the coding sequence ATGAATGTGAATGTTATCTTATTAGcccatatttttttcttcttcatgtgGACAATGTGTTTTGCCCAAAATACCCCTGAAGACTTCCTTTCAGTTCACAATGAGGCTCGTGAAGAGGTTGGTGTGGgtccactctcatggaaccacaCACTTGAAGCCTACGCTCAGCGCTACGCCAACGAGAGGATCCCGGACTGCAACCTGGAACACTCCATGGGGCCTTACGGCGAGAACATCGCGGAAGGCTACGGCGACATGAAGGGGTCTGACGCCGTGAAGTTTTGGCTGACGGAGAAGCCAAACTATGACTACCACTCAAACTCATGCGTTAACGATGAGTGCCTGCATTACACTCAGATAGTGTGGCGTGATTCGGTTCATGTTGGGTGCGCAAGAGCTAAGTGTAACAACCATTGGGAGTTCGTTATCTGCAGCTATGACCCACCCGGCAACATTGAAGGCCAACGTCCCTATTGA
- the LOC130956631 gene encoding calmodulin-interacting protein 111-like: MCRSLRRSRRWDEKNRHQRLPETAKWVLWGVKEERKFFLPWHLKEYHQAGEEVEVSSARARILTERMAKMASHPSAGVPFFFLSGSEFIEMFVGVGASRVRDLFNKEKVNSSCLVFIDELDAVGRQRGTGIGGGNDEREKTVNQLLTEMDGFTENTGVIVIDVTNRPKILNSTLLRPDRFDRQHEHERRIETVTLRNAPTRDISSLNKGTVNAIMTVLVTIIVLTKILVNLFLYFLGSKFFKALVIGVVIKAYFDIGLTNVVYIATLELNLSIGRFNVTCD; this comes from the exons ATGTGTCGCTCCTTGCGTCGCAGCAGGCGGTGGGATGAGAAAAATCGCCACCAACGTCTTCCTG AAACGGCAAAGTGGGTGTTGTGGGGAgtgaaggaagaaagaaaattcTTTCTTCCATGGCATCTGAAGGAGTATCATCAAGCTGGAGAAGAAGTGGAGGTCAGTTCGGCTCGAGCTCGCATCCTAACGGAAAGGATGGCAAAGATGGCGTCTCACCCAAGTGCTGGTGTTCCATTCTTTTTTCTATCAGGTTCAGAGTTCATTGAGATGTTTGTTGGTGTAGGTGCTTCAAGGGTGAGGGACTTGTTCAACAAGGAAAAAGTGAATTCGTCGTGTTTGGTGTTCATTGATGAATTAGATGCTGTAGGGAGGCAGAGAGGTACTGGCATTGGTGGAGGgaatgatgaaagagaaaaaacagTGAATCAATTACTCACTGAAATGGACGGATTCACTGAAAATACTGGTGTTATTGTCATTGATGTCACCAATAGACCTAAGATTCTTAATTCTACATTGCTTAGACCTGACAGGTTTGATAGGCAG CATGAGCAtgaaagaagaatagaaactgTGACACTTAGAAATGCTCCAACCAGAGACATTAGTTCCCTAAATAAAGGCACTGTCAATGCAATAATGACAGTGCTGGTTACTATCATAGTGTTGACCAAAATTTTGGTGAATCTATTCTTGTACTTTCTTGGAAGCAAATTTTTCAAAGCATTGGTGATAGGTGTTGTCATCAAAGCATACTTCGATATTGGATTGACCAATGTTGTGTATATTGCTACTCTTGAGCTTAATTTGTCTATTGGCAGGTTCAATGTTACTTGTGATTGA
- the LOC130954215 gene encoding probable pectin methylesterase CGR3: MSRRLVNPSRRLADAGSIPFVASIQSKSRNSPVLSIGLVVVGAILLIGYCYSNSGSSSDIKDVSKLEGGGSCTAEVLQTLPLLKKAYGDSMHKVLHVGPESCSMVSSLYQEEDTEAWGIEPYELDDVSSKCKSLVRKGIVRVADLKFPLPYRAKSFSLVIVSDALDYLSPRYLNRTVPELVRVSADGVVIFAGYPGQQRARGGEVAKFGRPAKLRSSSWWIRFFVQTSLEENETAGKKFEQASTKKGYKPGCQVFHLKSYA; the protein is encoded by the exons ATGTCAAGGAGGCTGGTAAATCCTTCGCGTCGGTTAGCTGATGCTGGAAGTATACCATTTGTGGCCTCTATTCAGTCCAAATCTCGCAACTCTCCAGTGCTATCTATCGGCCTTGTTGTTGTG GGTGCAATCCTTCTGATCGGTTATTGTTATAGCAATTCAG GGAGTAGCAGTGATATCAAGGATGTAAGTAAACTTGAAG GTGGAGGCTCCTGCACAGCAGAAGTTCTACAAACATTGCCCCTGTTGAAGAAAGCATACGGAGACAGTATGCACAAGGTTTTGCATGTCGGCCCTGAATCTTGTTCCATGGTATCCAGTCTATATCAAGAAGAGGATACCGAGGCTTGGGGAATTGAACCATATGAATTAGATGATGTCAGTTCGAAGTGCAAGAGTCTTGTACGCAAGGGCATTGTGCGTGTAGCTGACTTGAAGTTTCCTCTCCCTTACCGTGCAAAGTCATTTTCTCTTGTAATTGTATCAGATGCATTGGACTACTTATCTCCAAGATACCTGAACAGAACCGTGCCAGAGTTGGTGAGGGTATCTGCTGATGGAGTTGTTATCTTCGCAG GTTATCCGGGTCAGCAGAGAGCTAGAGGTGGAGAAGTGGCCAAATTTGGGCGTCCA GCGAAACTGCGCAGCTCATCGTGGTGGATTAGGTTTTTTGTTCAGACAAGCTTGGAAGAGAATGAAACTGCTGGCAAGAAGTTTGAGCAGGCTTCAACCAAGAAAGGATACAAGCCAGGTTGCCAAGTATTTCACCTCAAATCATACGCTTGA